One Deltaproteobacteria bacterium DNA window includes the following coding sequences:
- a CDS encoding glycosyltransferase family 4 protein, translating into MNVLVIAPACSPNSSGLALRVFNWIQMIKDEAHVSYFSTYQQKNPYLTPHFYYREFGDDWTSKVTKLWTYYKTDFSGAPPLPKPDIIQIHTPYFFGLKKLFPNTPTILVEHDVNWNLLKYDLPHGPGVKKIPFQFPMIPWLHWRAKTYEKKALKESDHIFVCSSVDREEILKELPGLGEKITIIPNSLDVTSYTPSQIQGESVLFMGSLSYSANRDAAKIICEELAPRLPHIPFQILGSGVYPGPHPSNVHFLGHVKDIKPHVTNCRIFIVPLRFGSGTRWKILEAFAMQRPVLSTSKGAEGLCATHEKNIWIENDWPSFAKTIEKLWNHPFLAGTLAKNGRELAETQYHHKIYAQRVMQIYRGLLS; encoded by the coding sequence ATGAATGTATTAGTGATCGCTCCTGCCTGTTCTCCCAATAGCAGTGGACTGGCGCTCCGGGTTTTCAACTGGATTCAGATGATCAAGGACGAGGCTCACGTTTCCTATTTTTCCACTTACCAACAAAAAAATCCCTACCTCACTCCCCATTTTTATTATCGGGAATTTGGGGATGATTGGACATCCAAAGTCACAAAACTCTGGACCTATTATAAAACCGATTTTTCTGGAGCGCCGCCACTCCCAAAACCGGATATCATTCAAATTCACACTCCCTACTTTTTCGGACTCAAAAAACTTTTTCCCAATACTCCGACAATCCTTGTGGAACATGATGTCAATTGGAACCTTTTGAAATATGATCTGCCTCACGGTCCCGGTGTAAAAAAGATTCCCTTCCAATTTCCAATGATCCCGTGGTTGCACTGGCGGGCGAAAACCTATGAAAAAAAGGCGTTAAAAGAATCCGATCATATTTTTGTCTGTTCCTCTGTTGATCGGGAGGAAATTTTAAAAGAGTTGCCGGGACTGGGCGAGAAAATCACCATCATCCCCAATTCTCTCGACGTCACCTCTTACACGCCCTCACAGATACAGGGCGAGTCGGTTCTGTTTATGGGTTCCCTGTCTTACAGCGCCAACCGCGACGCGGCAAAAATTATTTGTGAAGAATTGGCTCCGCGTCTGCCCCACATCCCTTTTCAAATTTTGGGTAGCGGGGTGTATCCGGGTCCCCATCCCTCCAACGTGCATTTCTTGGGACATGTAAAAGATATCAAACCCCATGTAACAAATTGCCGCATCTTCATTGTTCCACTCCGGTTTGGCTCCGGCACACGCTGGAAAATTCTCGAAGCTTTCGCCATGCAACGACCCGTCCTTTCCACAAGCAAAGGCGCCGAAGGACTTTGCGCCACCCACGAAAAAAATATCTGGATTGAAAATGATTGGCCCTCATTTGCAAAAACAATCGAGAAATTGTGGAATCATCCGTTTTTGGCCGGAACGCTCGCCAAAAACGGACGTGAACTGGCGGAAACACAGTATCACCATAAAATCTACGCGCAAAGAGTGATGCAAATTTATCGGGGGCTTTTGTCATGA